In Etheostoma spectabile isolate EspeVRDwgs_2016 unplaced genomic scaffold, UIUC_Espe_1.0 scaffold00002169, whole genome shotgun sequence, the following are encoded in one genomic region:
- the eif3s10 gene encoding eukaryotic translation initiation factor 3 subunit A isoform X1 → MPAYFQRPENALKRANEFLEVGKKQPALDVLYDVIKSKKHRTWQKIHEPIMLKYLELCVDLRKSHLAKEGLYQYKNICQQVNIKSLEDVVRAYLKLAEEKTETAKGESQQMVLDIEDLDNIQTPESVLLSAVSGEDTQDRTDRLLLTPWVKFLWESYRQCLDLLRNNSKVERLYHDIAQQAFKFCLQYTRKAEFRKLCDNLRMHLGQIQRHHNQSTAINLNNPESQSMHLETRLVQLDSAISMELWQEAFKAVEDIHGLFALSKKPPKPQLMANYYNKVSTVFWKSGNALFHACTLHRLYHLSREMRKNLTQDEMQRMSTRVLLATLSIPITPERTDIARLLDMDGIIVEKHRRLATLLGLQSPPTRQSLINDMVRFNLLQYVVPDIKELYNWIEVDFHPLKLCGRVTKVLNWVRDQAEKEADLQQYVPHLQSNTILRLLQQVAQIYQSIEFTRLASLVPFVDAFQLERSIVDAARHCDLQVRIDHTSRTLSFGSDLNYSTKEDAPVGPFLQNMPSEQIRNQLTAMSASLAKAIQVIRPASILQEREEQNQLAIAAYVKNARKDHQRILARRQTIEERKERLESLNIQREKEELEQREAEMQKVRKAEEERLRLEAKEREKERIMQEHEQIKKKTVRERLEQIKKTELGAKAFKDIDIEDLEELDPDFIMAKQVEQLEKEKKELQERLKNQEKKIDYFERAKRLEEIPLIKKAYEEQRIKDMELWELQEEERISNMKVEREKALEHKKRMFRMLEDKENFLSKITAARSFIYEEKLKAFQERLVEERKKRLEERKKQRKEDRRNAFYRQKEEDAQRIHEEQLKKEREDRERLEQEQREEEEREYQERLRKLEEQERKQRARQQEIEERERRREEEKRVPPEEKVKDWGENEKQIEKEEGGGGGWRRRTDGGESEWRRSVPDKEWRQEGREDDKEEREREGPFRRGEGFRRGGDDRGARRGFDDDRGPRRGGDDDRPLRRGMDEDRGPRRGFDDDRAPRRGGDDDRGPKRGFDDDRGPRRGFDDDKGSRRGTDDSWGPRRGGDDDRGGRRGMDDGPRRGGDDLKPWKPLGRPGGWREREKAREDSWGPPRDASEERDDAEGEGKSRDSLRDSRPVREESTWRKAGAEEGRSVWRDSRKEDTDREDRRGGERRDDREQRPPPRDQEEGGWRRGGVEKLEEKPRSRDRDPEPDGEKGWRADKDNLRRTKNETDDDGWTTVRR, encoded by the exons ATGCCGGCGTATTTTCAACGGCcagagaatgctctgaaacgaGCGAACG AGTTTCTTGAGGTTGGCAAGAAGCAGCCAGCTTTGGATGTTTTGTACGATGTCATCAAGAGCAAGAAACATCGAACATGGCAGAAGATCCACGAGCCCATCATGCTCAAGTACCTGGAGCTCTGCGTGGATCTTCGCAAGAGCCACCTGGCCAAGGAGGGTCTCTACCAGTACAAGAACATCTGCCAGCAG GTAAATATCAAATCTCTGGAGGATGTGGTAAGGGCTTACCTGAAGCTGGCTGAGGAGAAGACTGAGACAGCCAAGGGTGAGTCCCAGCAGATGGTCCTGGACATCGAGGATCTGGACAACATCCAGACTCCTGAAAG TGTTCTCCTGAGTGCTGTGAGTGGAGAGGACACTCAGGATCGTACTGATCGCCTGCTGCTCACTCCCTGGGTGAAGTTCCTGTGGGAGTCCTACCGCCAGTGCCTGGACCTGCTGCGGAACAACTCCAAGGTGGAGCGCCTGTACCATGACATTGCCCAGCAAG CATTTAAGTTCTGCCTTCAGTACACCCGTAAAGCCGAATTCCGCAAGCTGTGCGACAACCTGCGAATGCATCTGGGTCAGATCCAGCGCCACCACAACCAGAGCACCGCCATCAATCTGAACAACCCTGAAAGTCAGTCGATGCACCTGGAGACGCGTCTGGTGCAGCTGGACAGCGCCATTAGCATGGAGCTCTGGCAG GAAGCATTCAAGGCGGTTGAAGACATCCATGGCCTGTTTGCTCTTTCTAAGAAGCCTCCCAAACCCCAGTTGATGGCCAACTACTACAACAAGGTTTCTACTGTGTTCTGGAAATCTGGCAATGCTCTGTTCCACGCCTGCACCCTCCACCGGCTCTATCACCTCTCAAGGGAAATGCGTAAGAATCTGACCCAAGATGAGATGCAGAG GATGTCCACCAGAGTCCTCCTGGCCACACTGTCTATTCCAATCACCCCCGAGCGCACTGATATTGCTCGGCTGCTGGACATGGATGGCATCATTGTAGAAAAACACCGCAGGCTGGCTACCCTCCTGGGCCTGCAGTCTCCGCCAACCCGGCAGAGTCTCATCAATGACATG gtgAGATTTAACTTGCTGCAGTATGTTGTGCCTGACATAAAAGAACTTTACAACTGGATTGAAGTAGACTTTCATCCTCTGAAGCTGTGTGGAAGAGTGACCAAG GTGTTGAACTGGGTGAGAGACCAAGCTGAGAAGGAGGCTGATCTGCAGCAGTATGTCCCTCACCTGCAGAGTAATACCATCCTGAGGCTCCTGCAACAG GTTGCACAAATCTATCAAAGCATTGAGTTCACCCGTCTGGCCTCCCTGGTTCCATTTGTGGATGCCTTCCAGCTAGAGCGCTCCATTGTAGATGCTGCGCGCCACTGTGATCTGCAG GTCCGTATAGACCACACCTCTCGAACTCTGAGCTTTGGCTCTGACCTGAACTACTCGACCAAAGAGGATGCCCCTGTTGGTCCTTTCCTGCAGAACATGCCCTCGGAGCAGATACGGAACCAGCTGACTGCCATGTCGGCTTCCTTGGCCAAGGCCATCCAAGTCATCAGGCCTGCCTCCATCCTG CAAGAGCGTGAGGAGCAGAACCAGCTGGCCATCGCCGCCTATGTGAAAAATGCTCGCAAGGATCATCAGCGCATCCTGGCTCGTAGACAGACAATTGAGGAGCGTAAGGAGCGTCTGGAGAGCCTGAACATTCAGCGTGAGAAGGAGGAGCTGGAGCAGCGAGAAGCTGAGATGCAGAAGGTACGCAAGGCTGAGGAGGAGCGTCTGCGCCTGGAGGccaaagagagggagaaggagcgCATCATGCAGGAGCATGAGCAGATCAAGAAAAAGACGGTCCGTGAACGTCTGGAGCAGATCAAGAAGACTGAACTTGGAGCTAAGGCCTTTAAGgatatcgatattgag GACCTGGAGGAGCTGGATCCTGACTTCATCATGGCCAAACAGGTGGAGCAGctagagaaggagaagaaggaacTTCAGGAACGTCTGAAGAACCAGGAGAAGAAG ATTGATTACTTTGAGAGGGCAAAACGTCTCGAGGAGATTCCTCTCATCAAAAAGGCTTATGAGGAGCAGCGCATCAAGGACATGGAACTATGGGAGCTCCAGGAGGAAGAGAGG aTCAGTAACATGAAAGTTGAACGGGAGAAGGCTCTGGAGCACAAGAAGCGAATGTTCAGGATGTTGGAGGACAAAGAAAACTTCTTGTCCAAAATCACTGCTGCTCGTAGCTTCATTTATGAG gaaaaactgaaagCTTTCCAGGAGCGCTtggtggaggagaggaagaagcgCCTGGAAGAAAGGAAGAAGCAGCGCAAAGAGGACAGACGTAACGCTTTTTACCGTCAAAAAGAGGAAGATGCACAGCGTATCCATGAAGAGCAGCTCAAGAAAG AGCGGGAGGACCGTGAACGCCTGGAACAAGAGCagcgagaggaggaggagagggagtaCCAGGAGCGTCTGCGCAAACTCGAGGAGCAGGAGCGGAAGCAGCGCGCTCGTCAGCAGGAGATCGAGGAGCGAGAACGCCGTCgtgaggaggagaaaagagtCCCCCCAGAGGAGAAAGTCAAG GACTGGGGTGAGAATGAGAAGCAGATTGaaaaagaggaaggaggaggaggaggatggaggaggcGTACGGATGGAGGCGAATCAGAGTGGCGTCGTTCTGTGCCTGACAA GGAGTGGAGGCAGGAGGGCCGTGAGGATGACAAAGAGGAGCGCGAGAGAGAGGGGCCCTTCAGGCGAGGAGAAGGTTTCCGCAGGGGCGGAGATGACAGAGGCGCCCGTCGGGGCTTTGATGACGATAGAGGCCCACGCCGTGGCGGTGATGATGACCGTCCTCTACGCAGAGGGATGGACGAGGACCGTGGTCCACGTAGAGGCTTTGATGATGACCGCGCCCCAAGAAGGGGTGGTGACGACGACCGTGGCCCGAAGCGTGGCTTTGACGACGACCGCGGCCCCCGGCGTGGCTTTGATGACGACAAAGGTTCCCGTAGAGGCACGGACGACTCCTGGGGTCCCCGAAGAGGAGGAGATGATGACAGAGGTGGAAGACGTGGCATGGATGATGGGCCACGGCGTGGTGGCGATGACCTCAAACCCTGGAAGCCCCTGGGCAGGCCTG GTGGTTGGCGTGAGCGAGAGAAGGCCCGAGAGGACAGCTGGGGTCCTCCCCGGGATGCCAGCGAGGAAAGAGATGATGCCGAAGGAGAGGGAAAATCCAGAGACAGCTTGAGAGACAGTCGTCCAGTCAG aGAGGAGTCTACCTGGAGGAAAGCAGGCGCAGAGGAAGGACGAAGCGTCTGGAGAGACTCTCGCAAAGAGGACACTGACCGAGAAGATCGTCGTGGTGGCGAGCGCCGGGATGACCGTGAACAAAGACCCCCACCCAGAGATCAGGAAGAAG GAGGCTGGCGTCGTGGAGGTGTGGAGAAGCTGGAGGAGAAGCCCAGAAGCCGCGATAGGGATCCTGAGCCTGACGGAGAAAAGGGATGGCGTGCTGACAAAGACAACCTTCGTCGCACCAAGAACGAAACCGATGATGATGGCTGGACCACTGTCCGCCGCTGA